A genomic region of Phragmites australis chromosome 2, lpPhrAust1.1, whole genome shotgun sequence contains the following coding sequences:
- the LOC133909935 gene encoding small polypeptide DEVIL 4-like: MKLGSQRRRGGFGKALKEQRSRLYIISRCVVILVLGHD, translated from the coding sequence ATGAAGCTTGGGagccaaaggaggagaggaggattcGGTAAGGCTCTCAAGGAGCAGAGGTCAAGGCTTTACATCATCTCGCGATGCGTCGTTATTCTGGTCCTGGGGCATGACTGA